One Bacteroidales bacterium DNA window includes the following coding sequences:
- the gcvP gene encoding aminomethyl-transferring glycine dehydrogenase: MENFVSRHIGPREEEISQMLSAVGVSSMDELIKKALPDDIRLSKPLDLPIGMTEADYLDKLEKIAAKNKIYRTYIGLGYYNTLLPSVIKRNILENPSWYTSYTPYQAEVSQGRLEALLNFQTMVVELTGMDIANASMLDESSASAEAMIMMFHSRSRDAVKSGANRFFVDRKMFPQTIEVITTRAEPLGIEVVVGDYASYTSDAQVFGAMVQYPDMNGSIRDYRAFAETLHGSGARLGVAADLMGLALLTPPAQWGADVVVGSSQRFGIPMGYGGPYAAYFATRDEFKRNMPGRIIGLTINAQGKKALRMALQTREQHIKRERATSNICTAQALLATMAGMYAVYHGPEGIRSIAGRIHQLTCTLAGQLSKLGYQLNTRNFFDTLHVEVNPAVIAVVKKLSEAKEINFFYTSDGILVSIDETTKLEDIRDIVYIFAEAKGKEMPQFSEGNGICIDDIFLRKDTYMQQEVFNKYRSETEMMRYIKKLERKDISLTHSMIPLGSCTMKLNAASEMFALSWPAFGNIHPFVPEEQARGYQELIGELTHQLAVITGFDSVSFQPNSGATGEYVGLLVIRGYLIATGQAHRNVVLIPASAHGTNPASAAMAGMEIVIVPSDEKGNIDITRLEELAAANKEKLAALMITYPSTHGVFEEGVRKINEIIHQYGGQVYMDGANMNAQVGLTNPGFLGADVCHLNLHKTFAIPHGGGGPGMGPICVAKHLTPYLPNHPVMKTGGDKGIKATGEAPWGSASILTISHAYITMMGGEGLKQATSMAILNANYLAAKLRDLYGVLYTNANQMVAHELILVCNPFKAADVTATDIAKRLMDYGFHAPTLSFPVANTLMVEPTESESLQELDRFVEALAGIYDEIQEIISGKTDKADNLLKNAPHPEEILVADEWTHPYGREKAAYPLKWIRENKFWPGTSRVDDAYGDRNLIAKWDQ; the protein is encoded by the coding sequence TTACCGTCGGTCATTAAGCGGAATATCCTGGAAAATCCCTCCTGGTATACTTCATATACCCCCTATCAGGCGGAGGTTTCCCAGGGGAGGCTCGAGGCTTTACTTAATTTTCAGACCATGGTTGTGGAGTTAACCGGGATGGATATTGCCAACGCATCTATGTTGGACGAATCTTCTGCTTCTGCCGAAGCCATGATCATGATGTTCCATTCCCGTTCCCGTGATGCAGTGAAAAGCGGTGCCAACCGTTTCTTTGTAGACAGGAAAATGTTTCCTCAGACCATTGAGGTCATCACTACCCGTGCCGAACCATTGGGAATAGAAGTTGTTGTGGGAGATTATGCCTCTTATACGTCCGATGCGCAGGTTTTTGGCGCTATGGTGCAATATCCTGATATGAATGGAAGCATTCGTGATTACCGTGCTTTTGCCGAAACGCTGCATGGATCCGGAGCAAGACTGGGAGTTGCCGCAGACCTGATGGGACTGGCATTATTGACACCTCCTGCACAATGGGGAGCAGATGTAGTGGTCGGTTCATCACAGCGTTTTGGAATTCCTATGGGATATGGCGGACCTTATGCCGCTTATTTTGCTACCCGTGATGAATTCAAGCGTAATATGCCGGGTCGTATTATTGGTTTGACAATCAATGCTCAGGGTAAAAAAGCATTGCGTATGGCGCTCCAGACCAGGGAGCAACATATCAAGCGCGAACGTGCTACCTCGAATATATGTACGGCTCAGGCTTTATTGGCTACTATGGCCGGAATGTATGCTGTATATCACGGACCGGAAGGAATCAGATCCATTGCCGGACGGATTCATCAATTAACCTGTACTTTGGCTGGGCAGCTATCGAAATTAGGATATCAGTTGAATACCCGGAACTTTTTCGATACGCTTCATGTTGAAGTAAATCCGGCTGTGATTGCAGTAGTGAAAAAATTATCCGAAGCAAAGGAGATCAATTTCTTTTATACTTCCGATGGTATTCTGGTCAGTATCGATGAAACCACTAAATTGGAAGACATTCGTGATATTGTGTACATTTTTGCGGAAGCAAAAGGAAAAGAAATGCCGCAATTCTCAGAAGGAAACGGAATCTGTATCGACGATATATTTCTCCGGAAGGACACATATATGCAACAGGAGGTGTTCAACAAATACCGTTCGGAAACAGAAATGATGCGTTACATCAAGAAACTGGAACGGAAAGACATATCATTGACCCACTCGATGATCCCCCTTGGTTCCTGTACCATGAAACTGAACGCCGCTTCGGAAATGTTTGCCCTTAGCTGGCCTGCTTTTGGAAATATACATCCTTTCGTTCCAGAGGAACAGGCTAGGGGGTATCAGGAACTGATCGGAGAACTGACGCACCAACTGGCTGTGATTACCGGCTTTGATTCTGTTTCTTTCCAGCCTAATTCCGGTGCCACCGGTGAATATGTCGGGTTACTGGTGATCCGGGGGTATCTGATAGCTACCGGACAGGCACACCGTAATGTGGTACTGATCCCTGCATCGGCACACGGGACCAATCCGGCAAGTGCTGCTATGGCAGGCATGGAGATCGTTATTGTTCCTTCCGATGAAAAAGGCAATATCGATATTACCAGGCTGGAAGAACTGGCTGCAGCCAACAAAGAAAAACTGGCTGCATTGATGATCACTTACCCTTCCACCCATGGTGTATTTGAAGAAGGAGTCAGGAAGATCAATGAGATCATTCATCAATACGGAGGTCAGGTCTATATGGACGGTGCCAATATGAATGCACAGGTCGGATTGACCAATCCCGGATTTCTGGGGGCTGATGTATGTCACCTTAACCTGCATAAAACTTTTGCTATTCCGCATGGCGGGGGAGGACCCGGAATGGGACCTATCTGTGTGGCGAAACATCTTACTCCTTATTTACCCAATCACCCGGTGATGAAAACGGGAGGAGATAAGGGAATCAAAGCTACCGGCGAAGCTCCATGGGGTAGTGCCAGCATCCTTACCATTTCACATGCATATATTACCATGATGGGTGGTGAAGGCTTGAAACAGGCTACCAGTATGGCCATCCTTAATGCCAATTACCTTGCTGCAAAACTCCGTGATCTGTATGGCGTATTGTACACCAATGCCAATCAGATGGTGGCTCATGAATTAATTCTGGTTTGTAACCCCTTCAAAGCAGCCGATGTAACCGCTACCGATATCGCCAAACGATTGATGGATTATGGTTTTCACGCACCTACTTTATCATTTCCCGTAGCCAATACTTTAATGGTGGAGCCGACAGAAAGTGAATCGTTACAGGAGCTGGACCGTTTTGTGGAAGCCCTGGCCGGTATATATGATGAGATTCAGGAAATCATTTCCGGCAAGACGGATAAGGCTGATAATCTGTTGAAAAATGCACCGCATCCCGAAGAAATCCTGGTAGCCGATGAATGGACCCATCCCTATGGTCGTGAAAAAGCTGCATACCCGCTGAAATGGATACGTGAAAATAAATTCTGGCCCGGAACCAGCCGTGTCGATGATGCCTATGGCGACAGGAACCTGATAGCTAAGTGGGATCAATAG